In one window of Pseudomonas sp. IAC-BECa141 DNA:
- a CDS encoding NUDIX domain-containing protein, translating to MTDFANAIPTAVDIVQRVQCYEGFYKLDRVHLRHELFAGGMSREINREVFVRHDAVCMLPYDPQRDEVVLIEQFRVGAMGKADNPWLVELVAGLIDKDEQPEEVAHREAQEEAGLDIKALWPMTKYFPSPGGSNEFVHLYLGRCSTEGAGGLHGLEEEAEDIRVTVWAFEDALQAVRDGQIANAASIIALQWLALNRAEVRGLWS from the coding sequence ATGACCGATTTTGCCAATGCCATTCCAACCGCCGTCGATATCGTGCAGCGGGTGCAATGCTACGAGGGCTTCTACAAGCTCGATCGCGTGCATTTGCGCCATGAACTGTTCGCCGGTGGCATGAGCCGCGAAATCAATCGTGAAGTGTTCGTGCGCCATGATGCCGTGTGCATGCTGCCCTACGATCCGCAGCGCGATGAAGTGGTGCTGATCGAGCAGTTTCGTGTCGGCGCCATGGGCAAGGCCGACAACCCGTGGCTGGTGGAACTGGTCGCCGGTCTGATCGACAAGGATGAACAGCCGGAAGAAGTTGCTCACCGCGAAGCGCAGGAGGAAGCTGGGCTGGACATCAAGGCCCTGTGGCCAATGACCAAATACTTTCCATCGCCGGGCGGCAGCAACGAATTCGTGCATCTGTACCTGGGGCGTTGCAGCACGGAGGGCGCAGGCGGCCTGCATGGTCTGGAGGAAGAAGCCGAAGATATCCGCGTCACGGTCTGGGCTTTCGAAGATGCCTTGCAGGCTGTACGCGACGGACAGATTGCCAATGCGGCGAGCATCATCGCCTTGCAGTGGCTGGCGCTCAACCGCGCCGAAGTGAGGGGGCTATGGTCGTAA
- a CDS encoding LysR family transcriptional regulator codes for MSMQWNLEQLRVFVAVAEQRSFSAVARQQRKAQSAISSAIAMLEDDLGVSLFERSSGRQPSLTEAGEALLEEAREVLRQCERLNGRAVAMMRGQEAQLRVAQDEAMPYQALVESFGALAEQFPSLEVQLTSAAQGEVSRKLVERRADLGLLFYHDEIPEALERRVLGSVEMVTVCGVNHPLAAQSRVNCQQLAQHRQLLMSTQTSVYPGSEPASPQVWRADSFYVMAEWLVRDLGWAWLPRHVVQYSAYQGLMVELDSEWTPPALVVELVWRRDEPLGPAARWLAERFAIHLRAIGGKSR; via the coding sequence ATGAGCATGCAGTGGAATCTGGAGCAGTTGCGGGTGTTCGTTGCGGTGGCCGAGCAGCGTTCGTTTTCCGCTGTGGCGCGTCAGCAGCGCAAGGCACAGTCGGCGATCAGCAGCGCGATCGCGATGCTGGAGGACGATCTCGGAGTCAGCCTGTTCGAGCGTAGCAGCGGTCGTCAGCCGAGTCTGACCGAGGCGGGGGAGGCATTGCTGGAGGAGGCGCGCGAAGTGCTGCGTCAGTGCGAACGCCTGAACGGCCGGGCCGTGGCCATGATGCGCGGGCAGGAGGCGCAATTGCGGGTGGCGCAGGACGAGGCAATGCCCTATCAGGCGCTGGTGGAAAGTTTTGGTGCGCTGGCCGAGCAGTTCCCGAGTCTGGAGGTGCAACTGACCAGCGCCGCCCAGGGCGAGGTTTCACGCAAACTGGTGGAGCGCCGGGCCGATCTCGGGCTGCTGTTCTATCACGACGAAATTCCCGAAGCGCTGGAGCGCCGGGTGCTGGGCAGCGTGGAGATGGTCACGGTCTGCGGCGTCAATCATCCGCTGGCCGCGCAGTCCCGGGTCAATTGCCAGCAACTGGCCCAGCATCGGCAGCTGCTGATGTCGACCCAGACCAGCGTCTACCCCGGCAGCGAACCGGCCAGCCCACAGGTGTGGCGCGCCGACAGTTTCTACGTGATGGCCGAATGGCTGGTGCGCGACCTTGGCTGGGCCTGGCTGCCGCGCCATGTGGTGCAGTACTCGGCGTATCAGGGCCTGATGGTGGAGCTGGACAGCGAATGGACGCCGCCGGCACTGGTGGTGGAACTGGTCTGGCGCCGTGACGAACCATTGGGGCCGGCAGCTCGTTGGCTGGCGGAGCGATTTGCCATACACCTGCGGGCGATCGGCGGCAAAAGCCGATAA
- a CDS encoding DMT family transporter, whose protein sequence is MNAYVYLAIAICAEVIATVSMKAVKGFSTPLPLVLVIVGYAIAFWMLTLVVRSVPVGVAYAVWAGMGIVMVSVAALFIYGQKLDLPAMLGMALIVLGVVVIQLFSKTAGH, encoded by the coding sequence ATGAACGCTTACGTCTACCTGGCCATCGCCATCTGTGCCGAAGTGATCGCGACCGTTTCGATGAAAGCCGTCAAAGGCTTCAGCACGCCACTGCCACTGGTGCTGGTCATCGTCGGCTACGCCATCGCGTTCTGGATGCTGACCCTGGTGGTACGCAGCGTACCGGTGGGCGTGGCCTACGCGGTGTGGGCCGGCATGGGCATCGTGATGGTCAGCGTCGCGGCGCTGTTCATCTATGGGCAGAAGCTGGATCTCCCGGCGATGCTCGGGATGGCGCTGATCGTGCTCGGCGTGGTGGTGATTCAGCTGTTCTCGAAAACCGCCGGCCATTGA
- the waaA gene encoding lipid IV(A) 3-deoxy-D-manno-octulosonic acid transferase, translating into MNRTLYTALFYLGLPLVAIRLWLRSRKAPAYAQRIGERFSYGMPTLQPGGIWVHAVSVGESIAAAPMIRALLQRYPTLPITVTCMTPTGSERIHALFANEPRIQHCYLPYDLPCAAARFLDRVQPKLAVIMETELWPNHIHQCAKRGIPLALANGRLSERSAKGYGRFSKLTAPMLAEMSLFAVQTEAEAQRFRDLGARPETVEVTGSIKFDLTIDPQLLQRAAELRSQWQAQERPVWIAASTHEGEDEVVLNAHRRLLTNHPDALLILVPRHPERFNSVFELCQREGFATVRRSTGASVDAQTSVLLGDTMGELLFLYALADSAFVGGSLVPNGGHNLLEPAALAKPVISGPHLFNFLDIAAQLRSAGALAEVDDAEGLATEVQRLFELPRDAQRMAENGLSVMRRNQGALQRLLDGLGRLIDRP; encoded by the coding sequence ATGAATAGAACTCTCTACACCGCGCTGTTTTATCTGGGGCTGCCATTGGTGGCGATTCGGCTGTGGCTGCGCTCGCGCAAGGCGCCGGCGTATGCCCAACGGATTGGCGAACGTTTCTCCTACGGGATGCCGACATTGCAACCCGGTGGTATCTGGGTCCACGCAGTGTCGGTGGGCGAAAGCATCGCCGCCGCGCCGATGATCCGCGCGCTGCTGCAACGCTATCCGACGCTTCCGATCACCGTGACCTGCATGACGCCAACCGGTTCGGAACGTATCCATGCGCTGTTCGCCAACGAGCCACGCATCCAGCACTGCTATTTGCCGTATGACTTGCCCTGTGCCGCCGCGCGTTTTCTGGATCGCGTGCAGCCGAAACTGGCAGTGATCATGGAAACCGAACTGTGGCCCAACCACATTCACCAATGTGCCAAGCGCGGGATTCCACTGGCGTTGGCCAATGGACGACTGTCCGAGCGTTCCGCCAAGGGCTATGGCCGGTTCAGCAAACTGACCGCGCCGATGCTCGCCGAGATGAGCCTGTTCGCCGTACAGACCGAAGCCGAAGCCCAGCGCTTCCGTGATCTCGGTGCGCGCCCGGAGACAGTCGAAGTCACTGGCTCGATCAAGTTCGACCTGACCATCGACCCGCAACTGCTGCAACGCGCCGCTGAGCTGCGCAGCCAGTGGCAGGCTCAGGAGCGCCCGGTGTGGATCGCCGCCAGCACCCATGAAGGCGAAGACGAAGTGGTGCTGAATGCTCACCGTCGCTTGCTCACCAACCATCCCGATGCGTTGCTGATTCTGGTGCCGCGTCACCCGGAGCGTTTCAACTCGGTGTTCGAGTTGTGCCAGCGTGAAGGCTTTGCCACGGTGCGTCGCTCCACTGGCGCGAGCGTCGATGCGCAGACTTCGGTGCTGCTTGGCGACACCATGGGCGAGCTGCTGTTTCTCTATGCCCTGGCTGACAGCGCGTTCGTCGGCGGCAGCCTGGTGCCCAACGGCGGGCACAATCTGCTGGAACCGGCAGCCTTGGCGAAACCGGTGATCAGCGGCCCGCACCTGTTCAACTTCCTCGACATCGCCGCGCAACTGCGCAGCGCCGGGGCATTGGCCGAGGTGGATGACGCTGAAGGTCTGGCGACAGAAGTGCAGCGTCTGTTTGAACTGCCGCGCGACGCACAGCGCATGGCAGAAAACGGGCTGAGCGTGATGCGCCGCAATCAGGGCGCGTTGCAGCGCTTGCTCGATGGACTGGGAAGGTTGATCGACCGCCCATAA
- the thiC gene encoding phosphomethylpyrimidine synthase ThiC — MTTKSKNAINLSDSAKVDEQSVQPFTRSQKVYVQGSRPDIRVPMREITLDVTPTDFGGEINAPVTVYDTSGPYTDPNVVIDVRKGLGDVRSAWIDDRGDTERLPGLSSNFGQERLADPELTKLRFAHVNNPRRAKAGANVSQMHYARKGIITAEMEYVAIRENMKLQEARAAGLLNQQHAGHSFGASIPKEITPEFVREEIARGRAIIPANINHVELEPMIIGRNFLVKINGNIGNSALGSSIEEEVAKLTWGIRWGSDTVMDLSTGKHIHETREWIIRNSPVPIGTVPIYQALEKVNGVAEDLTWELFRDTLIEQAEQGVDYFTIHAGVLLRYVPLTAKRVTGIVSRGGSIMAKWCLAHHKENFLYTHFEEICEIMKAYDVSFSLGDGLRPGSIADANDEAQFGELETLGELTKIAWKHDVQCMIEGPGHVPMQLIKENMDKQLECCDEAPFYTLGPLTTDIAPGYDHITSGIGAAMIGWFGCAMLCYVTPKEHLGLPNKDDVKTGIITYKIAAHAADLAKGHPGAQIRDNALSKARFEFRWEDQFNLGLDPDTARSYHDETLPKDSAKVAHFCSMCGPKFCSMKITQEVREYAANQRIDAVDVDVAQGLAEQAERFRKEGSQLYKKV; from the coding sequence ATGACTACAAAATCTAAAAACGCGATCAACCTGAGTGACTCGGCCAAGGTCGATGAACAGTCGGTTCAACCGTTCACCCGTTCGCAAAAAGTCTACGTTCAGGGCTCCCGCCCGGACATCCGCGTGCCGATGCGCGAAATCACCCTCGATGTGACCCCCACCGACTTCGGCGGCGAAATCAACGCGCCGGTCACCGTCTACGACACCTCGGGCCCGTACACCGACCCGAACGTGGTGATCGATGTGCGCAAAGGTCTGGGTGACGTGCGTTCGGCATGGATCGACGACCGTGGCGACACCGAGCGCCTGCCGGGCCTTAGCTCGAATTTCGGTCAGGAGCGCCTGGCCGATCCGGAACTGACCAAGCTGCGTTTCGCCCACGTCAACAACCCGCGCCGCGCCAAGGCCGGGGCCAACGTCAGCCAGATGCACTACGCGCGCAAAGGCATCATCACCGCCGAGATGGAATACGTCGCCATCCGCGAAAACATGAAACTGCAAGAGGCCCGCGCTGCCGGTCTGCTGAATCAGCAGCACGCCGGCCACAGCTTCGGCGCGAGCATCCCGAAAGAAATCACTCCTGAATTCGTGCGCGAAGAAATCGCCCGTGGCCGCGCGATCATTCCGGCCAACATCAACCACGTCGAACTGGAACCGATGATCATCGGCCGTAACTTCCTGGTGAAGATCAACGGCAACATCGGCAACAGCGCGCTGGGTTCGTCCATCGAAGAAGAAGTGGCGAAACTGACCTGGGGCATTCGCTGGGGCTCGGACACCGTGATGGACTTGTCCACCGGCAAGCACATCCACGAAACCCGCGAGTGGATCATCCGCAACTCGCCGGTTCCGATCGGCACCGTACCGATCTATCAGGCGCTGGAAAAGGTCAATGGCGTGGCCGAAGACCTGACCTGGGAGCTGTTTCGCGACACGCTGATCGAGCAGGCGGAGCAGGGCGTCGACTACTTCACCATCCACGCCGGCGTGCTGCTGCGCTACGTGCCGCTGACCGCCAAACGGGTGACCGGCATCGTTTCCCGTGGCGGCTCGATCATGGCCAAGTGGTGCCTGGCGCACCACAAAGAGAACTTCCTCTACACCCACTTCGAGGAAATCTGCGAAATCATGAAGGCCTACGACGTCAGCTTCTCGCTGGGCGACGGCCTGCGTCCGGGCTCGATTGCCGACGCCAACGACGAAGCGCAGTTCGGCGAACTGGAAACCCTCGGCGAGCTGACCAAAATCGCCTGGAAGCACGACGTGCAATGCATGATCGAAGGCCCGGGCCACGTGCCGATGCAGTTGATCAAAGAGAACATGGACAAGCAGCTGGAGTGCTGCGACGAGGCGCCGTTCTACACCCTCGGTCCGCTGACCACCGACATCGCACCGGGTTACGACCACATCACTTCCGGCATCGGTGCGGCGATGATCGGCTGGTTCGGTTGCGCGATGCTCTGCTACGTGACGCCGAAGGAACACCTGGGCTTGCCGAACAAGGATGACGTGAAGACCGGGATCATCACCTACAAGATCGCCGCTCACGCAGCGGACCTGGCCAAGGGGCATCCGGGCGCACAGATCCGCGACAACGCCTTGAGCAAGGCGCGTTTCGAATTCCGTTGGGAAGACCAGTTCAACCTCGGTCTGGATCCGGACACCGCCCGCTCGTATCACGATGAAACCCTGCCGAAGGATTCGGCGAAGGTCGCGCATTTCTGTTCGATGTGCGGGCCGAAATTCTGCTCGATGAAGATCACTCAGGAAGTCCGCGAATACGCGGCCAACCAGCGGATCGACGCGGTCGACGTGGATGTCGCCCAGGGCCTGGCGGAACAGGCCGAGCGGTTCAGGAAGGAAGGCAGTCAGCTGTACAAGAAGGTTTGA
- a CDS encoding TolC family outer membrane protein — MLRKLSLAVAVSCASTATVWAAEAPLSTRTDLVSVYQEAVDNNADLAAARAQYGAQKEVVPQARAGLLPNLSGGAQVANVRTDIDQPSAVANRSAQSYQATLAQPLFRADRWFQYQAAKDVNEQAALQLSATEQNLILQTAESYFNVLRSQDNLASTKAEEAAFKRQLDQSNERFDVGLSDKTDVLQSQASYDTARANRIVAQRQVDDAFQALVTLTNRQYNSIQGIVHTLPILPPAPNDAKAWVDTAAKQNLNLLASNFAVSSAEQTLKQRKAGHLPTLDAVAKYEKGDNDSFGFSNPNAFGTPYGGNVEQRTLALQVNIPLYSGGLTSSQVRQSYAQLDQTEQQREGLRRQIVENTRNLHRAVNTDVEQVQARRQSIISNQSAVEATEIGYQVGTRNIVDVLDAQRQLYTSVRNYNNTRYDYILDNLRLKQAAGTLNPGDLQDLTRYLKADYNPDKDFLPPDLAKAAEAQLKARP, encoded by the coding sequence ATGCTGCGCAAACTCTCACTGGCTGTCGCCGTGTCTTGTGCGTCCACCGCAACGGTATGGGCAGCAGAAGCGCCTTTGTCGACCAGAACGGATCTGGTCAGCGTCTATCAGGAAGCCGTCGACAACAACGCCGACCTGGCCGCCGCCCGCGCCCAGTACGGTGCGCAGAAAGAAGTCGTGCCCCAGGCCCGCGCCGGGCTGCTGCCTAACCTGTCCGGTGGCGCCCAGGTGGCCAATGTGCGCACCGACATCGATCAGCCGTCGGCGGTCGCCAACCGCAGTGCCCAGTCGTATCAGGCGACCCTGGCGCAACCGCTGTTCCGCGCCGACCGCTGGTTCCAGTACCAGGCCGCCAAGGACGTCAACGAGCAGGCCGCGCTGCAACTTTCGGCCACCGAGCAGAACCTGATCCTGCAAACCGCCGAAAGCTACTTCAACGTGCTGCGCAGCCAGGACAACCTGGCCTCGACCAAGGCCGAAGAAGCCGCGTTCAAGCGCCAGCTCGACCAGTCCAACGAGCGCTTCGACGTGGGCCTGTCGGACAAGACCGACGTGCTGCAATCGCAAGCCAGTTACGACACCGCGCGCGCCAACCGGATCGTCGCCCAGCGTCAGGTCGATGATGCGTTCCAAGCGCTGGTCACCCTGACCAACCGTCAGTACAACTCGATCCAGGGCATCGTCCACACCTTGCCGATCCTGCCGCCGGCGCCGAACGACGCCAAGGCCTGGGTCGATACCGCCGCGAAACAGAACCTCAATCTGCTGGCCAGCAACTTCGCGGTCAGCTCTGCCGAACAGACTTTGAAACAGCGCAAGGCCGGCCACCTGCCGACCCTCGACGCCGTGGCGAAGTACGAGAAAGGCGATAACGATTCGTTCGGTTTCAGCAACCCGAATGCCTTCGGCACGCCGTATGGCGGCAACGTCGAACAGCGCACCCTGGCGTTGCAGGTGAACATCCCGCTCTACAGCGGCGGCCTGACCAGCTCCCAGGTGCGTCAGTCTTATGCGCAGCTGGACCAGACCGAACAGCAACGTGAAGGCCTGCGCCGGCAGATCGTCGAAAACACCCGCAACCTGCACCGCGCGGTGAACACCGACGTCGAACAGGTACAGGCGCGCCGCCAGTCGATCATTTCCAACCAGAGCGCAGTGGAAGCCACGGAAATCGGTTATCAGGTGGGGACGCGCAACATCGTCGACGTGCTTGACGCCCAGCGTCAGCTCTATACTTCGGTGCGCAATTACAACAACACCCGCTACGACTACATCCTTGACAACCTGCGCCTGAAGCAGGCGGCGGGGACGTTGAACCCGGGCGACCTGCAGGATCTGACCCGCTACCTGAAAGCCGACTACAACCCGGACAAGGACTTCCTGCCCCCGGATCTGGCCAAGGCTGCCGAAGCCCAGCTCAAGGCTCGGCCTTAA
- a CDS encoding RsiV family protein: protein MSLFKIASVAAIALTLGACASLFQPNYRTPLETTRDASETLKPGCSNPDCPLVNIDTLRFPAEPALDGIIEKRLLQMTRTAPNAPVAPTLAAYREQFLANAGPRNSSYLQAKVREQHDGLVIIETSSYLDTGGAHGTPGRGFINYSRQQHKVLTLADMLLPGQEEAFWKAAQVAHNSWLISTKLDQEPEFVKSWPFVKTPNVALTYGGVILKYDVTTIAPYALGHVELKIPYPRLNGILKPELFPGRN, encoded by the coding sequence ATGTCGCTTTTCAAAATTGCCTCCGTGGCCGCCATCGCCCTGACCCTGGGCGCGTGCGCCAGCCTGTTCCAGCCCAACTACCGCACGCCGCTGGAAACCACCCGCGACGCCTCGGAAACGCTGAAACCCGGTTGCTCCAACCCGGACTGCCCGCTGGTGAACATCGATACGTTGCGCTTTCCGGCAGAACCGGCTCTGGACGGCATCATCGAAAAACGCCTGCTGCAAATGACCCGCACCGCACCGAACGCCCCGGTGGCGCCGACGCTGGCAGCGTATCGCGAGCAATTCCTGGCCAACGCCGGCCCGCGCAACAGCAGCTATTTGCAGGCGAAAGTACGCGAGCAGCATGACGGTCTGGTGATCATCGAAACGTCGAGCTACCTGGACACCGGCGGTGCCCACGGTACACCGGGACGCGGTTTCATCAACTATTCGCGTCAGCAGCACAAGGTGCTGACCCTGGCGGACATGTTGCTGCCGGGTCAGGAAGAGGCGTTCTGGAAAGCCGCGCAAGTGGCCCACAACAGCTGGCTGATCAGTACCAAGCTCGATCAGGAACCGGAGTTCGTGAAGAGCTGGCCGTTCGTCAAAACCCCTAACGTGGCGCTGACCTACGGCGGCGTGATCCTCAAGTACGACGTGACCACCATCGCGCCTTATGCGCTGGGCCACGTCGAACTGAAAATCCCTTACCCGCGCCTGAATGGCATTCTCAAGCCCGAGCTTTTTCCCGGCCGTAACTGA
- a CDS encoding aldo/keto reductase — protein MSLPTLHDLHRPLGSTGLLVSPLGLGTVKLGRDQGVKYPNGFQIPDDVAARMLLRQARELGINLIDTAPAYGRSEERLGPLLRGERQDWVIVSKVGEEFVDGQSTHDFSAAHTRMSVERSLQRLETDFIDLVLVHSDGNDLAILNDSEVYATLAALKAEGKIRGFGFSGKTVDGGLKALEQGDCAMVTYNLNEQNEKAVIDYAAAHGKAILVKKALASGHVCLSPGVDPVRASFELLFAQPGVASAIVGTINPLHLAHNVATVAQVLRGH, from the coding sequence ATGAGCCTGCCGACCCTGCACGACCTGCATCGCCCGCTGGGCAGCACCGGCCTGCTGGTTTCGCCACTGGGCCTGGGCACCGTCAAACTCGGCCGCGACCAGGGCGTGAAATACCCCAACGGCTTCCAGATCCCCGACGACGTCGCCGCGCGCATGCTGCTCAGGCAGGCGCGGGAACTGGGCATCAACCTGATCGACACCGCACCGGCCTATGGCCGCAGCGAAGAACGCCTCGGCCCACTGCTGCGTGGTGAGCGTCAGGACTGGGTGATTGTCAGCAAGGTCGGCGAAGAATTTGTCGACGGCCAATCGACCCACGATTTCAGCGCCGCTCACACCCGGATGTCGGTGGAGCGCAGCCTGCAACGTCTGGAAACGGATTTTATCGACCTGGTGCTGGTGCACTCCGACGGTAACGACCTGGCGATCCTCAACGACAGCGAAGTCTACGCAACCCTCGCGGCGCTGAAGGCCGAAGGCAAGATTCGCGGCTTCGGCTTCTCCGGCAAAACCGTCGACGGTGGCCTCAAGGCACTGGAGCAAGGCGACTGCGCAATGGTCACCTACAATCTGAACGAACAAAACGAGAAGGCGGTCATTGACTATGCTGCTGCCCACGGCAAAGCCATTCTGGTGAAAAAGGCGCTGGCCAGCGGTCATGTGTGCCTGAGTCCCGGCGTGGATCCGGTGCGCGCCAGCTTCGAGTTGCTGTTCGCCCAGCCCGGCGTGGCCAGTGCCATTGTCGGGACCATCAATCCGCTGCACCTCGCCCATAACGTTGCGACCGTTGCCCAGGTCCTTCGTGGTCACTGA
- the cytX gene encoding putative hydroxymethylpyrimidine transporter CytX, with amino-acid sequence MSIQPGTYSPDLAVPASQRVFGGRDLFSLWFSLGIGLMVLQTGALLAPGLGLSGALLAIFLGTLVGVLLLAAVGVIGSDTGLSSMAALKLSLGSKGASLPALLNLLQLIGWGSFEIIVMRDAASLLGTRAFSEGSLWASPMLWTLCFGALATLLAVSGPLTFVRKILRKWGIWLILGACIWLTWNLFAKADLAALWAQAGDGSMPLAVGFDIAIAMPLSWLPLIADYSRFGQRAKNVFGGTAIGFFIGNFWLMSLGVAYTLAFAPSGEVNALLLALAGAGLGIPLLLILLDESENAFADIHSAAVSSGILLRLKVEHLALAIGVICTLIALLAPLAQYQNFLLLIGSVFAPLFGVVLVDHFILRKRSAQVSSAALRWPALLAWLGGISTYHLLANLYPDVGATLPALVLAGLLQLVLGRAFSYGREKARA; translated from the coding sequence TTGAGCATTCAACCCGGTACTTATTCCCCCGACCTCGCCGTGCCCGCCAGCCAGCGTGTATTCGGCGGTCGCGATCTGTTTTCCCTGTGGTTCTCCCTCGGCATCGGCCTGATGGTCTTGCAGACCGGTGCACTGCTGGCGCCGGGGCTGGGCCTGTCGGGAGCGCTGCTGGCGATTTTCCTCGGCACCCTGGTCGGCGTCTTGTTGCTGGCCGCCGTTGGCGTGATCGGCAGCGACACCGGCCTGTCGTCGATGGCCGCGCTGAAACTCAGCCTCGGCAGCAAAGGCGCGAGCCTGCCGGCGCTGCTCAACCTGCTGCAACTGATCGGTTGGGGTTCTTTCGAAATCATCGTCATGCGCGATGCGGCCAGCCTGCTCGGCACTCGTGCATTCAGCGAAGGTTCGCTGTGGGCCAGTCCGATGTTGTGGACCCTGTGCTTCGGTGCGCTGGCGACGTTGCTGGCGGTCAGCGGGCCGTTGACGTTCGTGCGCAAGATCCTGCGCAAGTGGGGCATCTGGCTGATTCTGGGCGCGTGCATCTGGCTGACCTGGAACCTGTTTGCCAAGGCCGATCTCGCCGCCTTGTGGGCACAGGCCGGGGATGGCTCGATGCCGCTCGCCGTGGGCTTCGATATCGCCATCGCGATGCCGCTGTCGTGGCTGCCGCTGATCGCCGACTACTCGCGCTTCGGGCAGCGGGCGAAGAACGTATTCGGCGGCACAGCGATCGGTTTCTTCATCGGCAATTTCTGGCTGATGAGCCTGGGCGTGGCCTACACCCTGGCCTTTGCGCCGAGCGGTGAGGTCAACGCGCTGCTGCTGGCGCTGGCTGGCGCAGGTCTGGGCATTCCGCTGTTGCTGATTCTGCTGGATGAGTCGGAAAACGCTTTCGCCGACATTCACTCGGCGGCGGTTTCCAGCGGGATTCTGTTGCGTCTGAAAGTCGAGCATCTGGCGTTGGCCATCGGTGTGATCTGCACCCTGATCGCCTTGCTCGCGCCATTGGCGCAATACCAGAACTTCCTGTTGCTGATCGGTTCGGTGTTCGCACCGCTGTTCGGCGTGGTACTGGTGGATCACTTCATCCTGCGCAAGCGCAGTGCCCAGGTGTCATCGGCCGCGTTGCGCTGGCCGGCACTATTGGCCTGGCTGGGTGGCATCAGCACCTATCACTTGCTGGCCAACCTGTATCCGGATGTCGGCGCGACCCTGCCGGCGCTGGTGCTGGCAGGGCTGCTGCAACTCGTGCTCGGCCGAGCTTTCAGTTACGGCCGGGAAAAAGCTCGGGCTTGA
- a CDS encoding NAD(P)/FAD-dependent oxidoreductase — translation MPSPISTDVLIVGAGVAGLWLNARLRRQGFSTVLVESASLGGGQSVKSQGIIHGGAKYALHGALTGASEAIADMPRRWREALAGNGELDLTGVRLLSEAHYLWSPGTLAGNLTSFFASKAVRGRVDQVKGDQLPPALQDKRFKGKVYRLAELVIDVPSLIQRLADLSGNGLLAGQNIEPLLESGVLVGLKVDGREIRAQRIVLSAGAGTADLLTALGLTHPAMQRRPLHMIIAKGPGLKPLYAHCLGGGTKPRITVTTHPAADGQWVWYLGGDIAESEGVAREPAEQIATAQKELGQLLPWIDLSTVQWATLRVDRAEPLQTGLTRPDNAFLAEEGRLLVGWPTKLALAPDFADRVMASLQRDGIQPSHATPLPELPKPPMGVPAWEQLLP, via the coding sequence ATGCCATCTCCAATTTCCACCGACGTGCTGATTGTCGGCGCGGGTGTCGCCGGTCTCTGGCTGAACGCGCGTCTGCGTCGCCAAGGTTTCTCGACCGTGCTGGTGGAAAGCGCCAGCCTTGGTGGCGGACAGAGTGTGAAGTCCCAGGGCATCATCCACGGCGGCGCCAAATACGCGTTGCACGGGGCGCTCACCGGCGCCTCGGAAGCCATCGCCGACATGCCGCGTCGCTGGCGTGAAGCTCTGGCCGGCAACGGCGAACTGGATCTGACCGGCGTGCGCCTGCTGTCCGAAGCCCATTACCTGTGGTCGCCGGGCACCCTGGCCGGCAACCTCACCAGTTTCTTCGCCAGTAAAGCCGTGCGTGGCCGGGTCGATCAGGTCAAGGGCGATCAGCTGCCGCCGGCCCTGCAAGACAAACGCTTCAAGGGCAAGGTCTACCGCCTCGCCGAACTGGTGATCGATGTGCCGAGCCTGATCCAGCGTCTGGCCGACCTGTCCGGTAACGGTCTGCTCGCCGGACAAAACATCGAGCCGTTGCTGGAAAGCGGCGTGCTGGTTGGCCTGAAGGTCGACGGCCGTGAGATTCGTGCCCAGCGCATCGTCCTCAGCGCCGGTGCCGGTACTGCCGATCTGCTGACTGCTTTGGGCCTGACCCATCCGGCCATGCAACGCCGGCCGCTGCACATGATCATCGCCAAAGGCCCGGGCCTGAAGCCGCTATATGCGCACTGCCTCGGTGGCGGCACCAAACCGCGCATCACCGTAACCACGCACCCGGCCGCCGACGGCCAGTGGGTCTGGTATCTGGGCGGCGACATTGCCGAATCCGAAGGCGTGGCCCGTGAACCGGCCGAACAAATCGCCACCGCCCAGAAAGAACTCGGTCAGCTATTGCCATGGATCGACCTGAGCACGGTGCAATGGGCCACCCTGCGCGTGGATCGCGCCGAACCGTTGCAAACCGGCCTGACCCGCCCGGACAACGCCTTCCTCGCTGAAGAAGGACGCCTGCTGGTCGGCTGGCCGACCAAACTGGCCCTGGCGCCGGACTTTGCTGACCGGGTGATGGCATCACTTCAACGCGACGGCATCCAGCCGAGCCATGCGACCCCGCTGCCAGAACTGCCAAAACCACCGATGGGCGTTCCCGCCTGGGAGCAACTGCTGCCATGA